The following are encoded in a window of Microcoleus sp. FACHB-831 genomic DNA:
- the ubiE gene encoding bifunctional demethylmenaquinone methyltransferase/2-methoxy-6-polyprenyl-1,4-benzoquinol methylase UbiE — protein MKSETPTTSPIRDLFDRIAPVYDQLNDWLSLGQHRVWKLMAVKWSEPSPGDTCLDLCCGSGDLAQLLARQVGSTGCVYGVDFSCEQLAIARSRSQTSFLPCPINWIEADVLNLPFASNQFDCATMGYGLRNVTDIPKCLHELHRVLKPGAKAAILDMHRPSSPQMRAFQQWYLDNIVVPTAKQFGLTEDYAYIAPSLEKFPTGGEQVDLARKAGFTTATHYAIAGGAMGVLLVTKA, from the coding sequence ATGAAGTCTGAAACGCCAACAACTTCGCCAATTCGCGACCTCTTTGACCGTATTGCCCCCGTCTACGACCAGTTGAATGATTGGTTAAGTTTGGGGCAGCATCGGGTATGGAAGCTGATGGCGGTGAAGTGGAGCGAACCCAGTCCGGGAGATACTTGCTTAGATTTATGCTGTGGGAGCGGGGATTTGGCTCAACTGTTGGCGCGGCAGGTGGGATCAACTGGTTGTGTATATGGGGTAGATTTTTCATGCGAGCAGTTGGCGATCGCTCGCTCCCGCTCTCAAACCAGTTTCCTTCCCTGTCCTATTAACTGGATAGAGGCAGATGTCCTCAATCTACCGTTTGCCAGTAACCAATTCGACTGCGCCACAATGGGCTACGGTCTTCGCAATGTGACAGATATTCCTAAATGTCTCCACGAATTGCACCGCGTCCTCAAGCCAGGGGCTAAAGCTGCCATTCTTGATATGCATCGCCCCAGCAGCCCCCAAATGCGTGCGTTTCAACAGTGGTATTTGGATAATATTGTCGTGCCCACCGCCAAGCAATTTGGCTTGACCGAAGACTATGCCTACATTGCGCCTTCTTTAGAAAAATTTCCCACAGGTGGGGAGCAAGTGGATTTAGCCCGCAAGGCTGGATTTACTACTGCCACCCACTACGCGATCGCTGGTGGCGCGATGGGTGTTCTATTAGTAACCAAAGCCTAA
- a CDS encoding response regulator — MDSTIPELNTISRQLMSLERPKKPKMLVVDDEPDNLDLLYRTFRRDFNVFRAESGVHALEVLATEGEVAVIISDQRMPEMKGTEFLSKTVPQFPDTVRIILTGFTDVEDLVEAINSGQVYKYITKPWDPNELKAVVQRASETYELLKQRTEELHRAQAQTELLAKIVQVAQDARNVEATLEPIAEAFGDSFYADGCILQLVEGNTLGSAQGTYSEDGRLENWLAKDSLVTEAIALHKLQAWANVPGNPTPSAELYQAAGLQAHLVIPIIYRGEVLAVLSLQWKRPSKLREDEIRLIHLSSQQVALALTSTRYFPS; from the coding sequence ATGGACAGCACCATTCCAGAACTTAATACTATTAGCCGTCAGTTAATGAGCTTAGAGCGACCCAAGAAGCCCAAAATGCTGGTGGTAGACGATGAGCCAGATAACCTGGACTTGCTCTACCGTACTTTCCGGCGCGATTTCAATGTTTTTAGAGCCGAAAGCGGCGTTCATGCCCTAGAAGTGCTAGCCACAGAAGGGGAAGTAGCCGTGATTATCTCTGACCAGCGGATGCCGGAAATGAAGGGAACGGAATTTTTGAGCAAAACTGTTCCCCAATTTCCCGATACTGTAAGGATTATCCTCACTGGTTTTACTGATGTTGAGGATTTGGTTGAGGCAATTAATTCAGGTCAAGTTTACAAGTACATCACGAAGCCTTGGGACCCCAACGAACTCAAAGCAGTTGTGCAACGGGCTTCTGAAACTTATGAACTGCTGAAGCAAAGGACGGAAGAACTGCATCGCGCTCAGGCGCAAACTGAGTTGCTGGCAAAGATCGTGCAAGTGGCTCAAGATGCTCGTAACGTGGAGGCAACTCTTGAACCAATTGCCGAGGCTTTTGGGGATAGCTTCTATGCTGATGGCTGCATCTTGCAGTTGGTGGAAGGCAACACTTTAGGCTCTGCCCAAGGAACCTACAGTGAAGATGGCCGCTTAGAAAACTGGCTGGCAAAAGACTCGCTAGTAACTGAGGCGATCGCGCTGCACAAGCTTCAGGCTTGGGCAAATGTTCCCGGCAATCCTACCCCTAGTGCCGAACTCTACCAAGCCGCAGGTCTACAGGCGCATCTGGTTATTCCCATCATCTACCGAGGCGAAGTGCTGGCCGTGTTGTCGCTACAGTGGAAGCGGCCCTCAAAACTCCGTGAAGATGAGATCAGACTAATTCATCTCTCTTCCCAACAGGTTGCGCTTGCTCTCACCAGCACTCGTTATTTTCCCAGTTAA
- a CDS encoding DUF445 domain-containing protein produces the protein MDLSNLWLYLSPPIVGAVIGYFTNDIAIKMLFRPYRAIYVGKRQLPFTPGLIPRNQERLAKRVSDTIMGSLLTPEELQNLARRLLETERVQGAIFWLLQLALEQIKPDKSEKTTKVLAGILKDLLGQSLPRLLKVLARREDFLEVQLNQIFDQILLEFQLTEEQAKKLAEWLLQVVLPPDVIRQAIVDFLTDRNIQIIDEGFREKASGTYWVVANLFGLRNTLTRLRTFCLDEKEASNARLAELIVSLAVRQRLQEWLQNLSLQNLPVSTVRQLRKTLRDSVRNYAQERGSDVLQGLTESVDWENIASLLLNRLRTSAAVSASLEVVSKELALILERYLEKDLEKIVTQAIPILNIDQVIIDRVKGTSPADLELAIQGIVKSELQGIVNLGGILGLVVGCLQVVFLMLQ, from the coding sequence TTGGATCTGTCTAACCTCTGGCTTTACCTCAGTCCCCCCATAGTTGGTGCAGTCATTGGCTATTTCACCAACGATATCGCTATCAAAATGTTATTCCGCCCTTATCGGGCTATTTACGTTGGTAAGCGACAACTCCCCTTTACTCCCGGCTTAATTCCTCGCAATCAGGAACGCCTTGCCAAACGGGTTTCTGACACAATCATGGGATCGCTGCTAACGCCAGAAGAATTGCAAAATCTGGCGCGGCGACTGCTGGAAACCGAGCGCGTACAAGGGGCAATTTTCTGGTTGCTTCAGTTGGCGCTAGAACAGATAAAACCTGACAAGTCGGAGAAAACTACTAAAGTTCTGGCTGGAATTCTCAAAGATTTGCTCGGTCAGTCGTTACCGCGCCTGCTGAAGGTTTTAGCTCGTCGCGAAGATTTTCTTGAAGTCCAGCTAAACCAAATTTTCGATCAGATTTTGCTGGAATTTCAGCTAACTGAAGAGCAAGCAAAAAAACTTGCCGAATGGTTGTTACAAGTGGTACTCCCACCGGATGTAATCCGACAGGCTATAGTCGATTTCCTGACTGACCGCAATATTCAAATAATTGATGAAGGCTTTCGGGAAAAGGCTAGTGGAACATACTGGGTAGTAGCGAATTTGTTTGGTTTACGCAACACTTTGACACGCCTGCGGACGTTTTGCCTGGATGAAAAAGAGGCGAGTAATGCGCGTTTGGCGGAGCTAATTGTTTCCCTTGCGGTGAGACAACGCTTGCAGGAATGGCTGCAAAATTTATCTTTGCAAAATCTACCAGTTTCGACGGTGCGCCAGCTGCGTAAAACTTTGCGCGATAGCGTACGCAACTACGCTCAAGAGCGCGGTAGCGATGTCCTTCAGGGATTGACTGAATCTGTAGACTGGGAAAATATTGCTTCGTTGCTGCTCAATAGATTGCGGACTTCTGCTGCTGTAAGTGCCTCGTTGGAGGTTGTTAGTAAGGAATTGGCTTTGATTTTAGAGCGCTATTTGGAGAAAGATTTAGAGAAGATTGTGACGCAGGCAATTCCAATTTTGAATATAGATCAGGTAATTATCGATCGGGTTAAGGGAACTTCACCTGCTGATTTAGAATTAGCGATTCAAGGCATTGTGAAAAGTGAATTGCAAGGAATTGTGAATTTGGGGGGAATTTTGGGTTTGGTTGTGGGTTGCTTGCAGGTAGTATTCCTGATGTTGCAGTAA